CGCGCACGAGTCCAACAGCGGCCTGGCCGCGACCATCATGTCCATCGCGGTGTTGATCTTCAGCGCGACGACCGCCTTTGCCGAGCTCAAGGAAAGCCTGGACGAACTGTGGGACGTGCGCGGCAAGGGCCGCAGCGGCGTGCACGGCATGGTGCGCAGCCGCTTGCTGTCCTTCGGCCTGGTGCTGGTGCTGGCGCTGTTCCTGCTGATATCGCTGACCGTGAACGCGGGCCTGAGCGCGGCGCACAGTTACTACGGCGCCCTGTGGACGAACTCGGCGTTCGCGATGGTGGCCGAGGTCCTGTCGTGGATATTTTCCTTCGCGGTCGTGGCGGCGCTGTTCGCGGTGATCTACAAGCTGCTCCCCAACGCCGTCATTCCCTGGGGGCACGTGCTGCCGGGGGCGATCGTGACGGCGGCGTTGTTCCTGCTGGGGAAATGGGGCATCGGCCTGTATCTGGGGCGGGGCGCGGTGGCGTCGGCCTACGGGGCGGCCGGCTCGGTCGTGGCCTTGTTGCTGTGGATCTATTATTCCGCGCAGATTTTCTTTTTCGGCGCCATTTTCACGCGGCAGTACGCGCTGTACATGGGCCGTCCCGACGAACCGGCGCCTTCGGCCTGATCGCCCGCGCCGGCCACGGTTGAATCGCCTGTCGTTCCGCAAAAGCGGAAGGGGGCACATGTCGG
This genomic interval from Bordetella genomosp. 8 contains the following:
- a CDS encoding YihY/virulence factor BrkB family protein, which produces MSYFSRVRATPSALLRLLIASGKQWSEHRASSKGAALALYTIFSLAPMLILVIAVAGAFFGEQAVRSELVGQLRDLMGDRGAEVIQIVLASAHESNSGLAATIMSIAVLIFSATTAFAELKESLDELWDVRGKGRSGVHGMVRSRLLSFGLVLVLALFLLISLTVNAGLSAAHSYYGALWTNSAFAMVAEVLSWIFSFAVVAALFAVIYKLLPNAVIPWGHVLPGAIVTAALFLLGKWGIGLYLGRGAVASAYGAAGSVVALLLWIYYSAQIFFFGAIFTRQYALYMGRPDEPAPSA